AAAAAATCGAAATCTTTTTCCCGACAACAAAAACAATACTTTACAAGGAACGTTTACTATTTTTTTACCCTAACCTAACAAACATCTTCATGCCTGTTTTGCGGGCTGCAAATGTAACACCCTTTTTCTTTTCTCAAAGAGTTTTTTGAATATTTTTTCAAAAATTACCCAAACCCCTTATATCCAGTAAATTATATTCCACACAAAAAAGAAGGGCCTTAAAATTAGATTTTTTTATTGATTCATACAAGTGTCAACACAAACTTTTACACTTAATGTTTTATTAATTTTTACTTTACATCCACATATATAAGAAGCAATGAAACAGTTTTTTCTAATTATAGGATTCTTTTTCATTTAGACCTAAAGACATCTTTATCAATTTTAAGCAACAAACACCTCATAAACTTAACCCTATATATTGTGTGCCTTGTAACTGTATACTATCTTTGCACCCTTATTACAAAAAATGGGCATGATAAAAATTACATTACCTGACGGAAATATAAAGGAGTTCACAAAAGGAAGCACTCCTATGGATATTGCAAAAAGTATTAGTGAAGGTCTTGCACGAAACGTGATTTCAGCAAAATTCAACGATACGACCGTAGAAACCGTCACCCCTCTTAATGAAGATGGGACACTTGTTCTTTACACATGGAACGACAAAGAAGGTAAAAAAGCTTTTTGGCACTCTTCTTCGCACATTGTTGCTCAAGCACTAGAAGAATTATATCCTGGTATAAAATTGACGATTGGGCCTGCTATTGAAAATGGTTTTTATTATGATGTTGATTTTGGCGAGCACACTCTTTCTGAAAAAGATTTTACTGCAATAGAAAAAAAGGCTCTTGAAATTGCTCGTGGCAAACATGATTTTAAACTAAGACCCATATCTAAAGCAGACGCTCTATCCTTATATAAGAGTCAAGGAAACGAATACAAGGTAGAACTTATCGAAAATCTTGAGGACGGCAGTATTACTTTTTGCGACCATGATACATTTACGGACTTGTGCCGCGGTGGACATATACCCAATACAGGTATTGTTAAAGCGATAAAAATACTAAATGTTGCAGGTGCTTACTGGAGGGGTGACGAAAACAAACCGCAACTAACCCGTGTTTATGGAATCTCTTTTCCAAAGCAGAAAGAGCTTACAGAATATCTTGCGCTAATAGAAGAAGCAAAAAAGCGCGACCATAGAAAACTTGGTAAAGAGCTTGAACTTTTTACATTCTCCCAAAAAGTTGGACAAGGATTGCCGTTGTGGCTTCCTAAAGGTGCTGCGCTAAGAGAGCGATTGGAAAACTTTTTAAAGAAAGCCCAAAAGAAAGCTGGTTACGAAATGGTGGTTACACCTCATATTGGCCAAAAAGAGCTTTATGTAACTTCAGGCCATTATGCTAAATACGGAGAGGACAGCTTTCAACCTATAAAAACTCCCAAAATGGACGAGGAGTTTTTATTAAAACCAATGAACTGTCCCCACCACTGTGAGATTTTCAATTTTAAACCACATTCCTATAAAGATTTACCAAAACGTTTTGCTGAGTTCGGTACGGTATATAGATACGAACAAAGTGGTGAACTTCATGGCCTAACCAGAGTAAGAGGTTTTACTCAAGATGATGCACACATTTTCTGTACCCCTGACCAACTTGATGAAGAATTTAAAAATGTTATAGACCTATCTTTATATGTATTGGGTTCTCTAGGGTTTGACAACTTCACAGCCCAAGTATCTGTAAGGGATTTGGATACGCCCGACAAATATATAGGTACTGTAGAGAACTGGGAAAAAGCAGAAAATGCTATTATCAATGCTGCCACAGAAAAGGGATTGGATTTCATAATTGAAAAAGGTGAAGCTGCTTTTTATGGCCCTAAACTAGATTTTATGGTGAAGGACGCCCTAGGCAGACAATGGCAATTAGGAACCATACAAGTAGATTACAACCTGCCTGAGCGTTTTGAACTTACTTACAAGGGAAGCGACAATGAATTGCACAGACCTATTATGATTCACCGTGCTCCTTTTGGCAGTATGGAAAGATTCATAGCCCTGTTACTGGAGCATACAGGAGGAAATTTTCCATTATGGTTGATACCTGAGCAAGCTATTGTACTGCCTGTGAGCGAGAAACACGAAAAATATGCCGAAAAAGTTTTAAATTCCTTAGAAAATGACGAAATTCGCGCCCTCGTTGATGATAGGAATGAGACCGTAGGTAAGAAAATACGTGAAGCTGAAATGAATAAAATTCCTTTTATGCTGATCGTTGGGGAGAACGAAGAAGCGTCAAACACTATTTCTGTTCGCAGACATGGCGGTGAGGATTTAGGCTCTATTACCCTTGAACAGTTTTCAGACTTGGTAACTAAAGAAATAAATAGTACCTTAAAGTCGTTTTAAAAAATTTAAGTTTAATTAAAAAGAATTAGTCATAGCAATACGAAAAAGATTTAGGCCCCAACCTAGGAGGGAAAATAAAAACCCTCACAAAATCAATGAAAAAATACTAGCACCTAAAGTAAGGTTGGTAGGTGACAACGTTGAAGTAGGTGTATACCCTATAAGGGTAGCTCTAGATAAATCGGAAGAAATGGGTTTGGACTTGGTAGAAATATCTCCAAACGCAGAACCACCGGTATGTAAGATTATAGATTACAAGAAGTTTCTTTACGAACAAAAGAAGCGTGAAAAAATCATGAAGGCCAAGGCCACAAAGGTTATCGTAAAAGAGATCCGTTTTGGTCCTAATACGGACGATCATGATTATGAATTTAAGAAAAAACACGCAGAAAAGTTCTTGCAGGACGGTGCTAAATTAAAAGCATACGTTTTCTTTAAGGGACGTTCTATAGTTTATAAAGATAAAGGTGAAATTTTACTTTTAAAACTTGCCCAAGATTTGGAAGAGTTAGGAAAAGTGGAACAATTACCAAGATTAGAGGGCAAGCGAATGACCATGTTCATAGCCCCTAAAACAAAAAAATAAACGTAACATAGTTTTACTATGATTACCAGAGAAAATACTGACATCTGTCCGCTATTTGCGGGCAGTTTCAGCATAAATAAGTGAGATTCATATAAATAGGAAAAATGCCTAAACAAAAAACAAAATCGAGTGCCAAAAAGCGTTTTAAGCTTACCGGTACTGGTAAAATTAAAAGGAAGCACGCTTTTAAGAGTCACATCTTGACTAAAAAGTCTAAAAAGCGTAAGCTTAAGTTAACACATGATGGATTAGTTCATCAAGCGGATGTTAACAGTATTAAAGAACAATTACGTTTAAAGTAATATTCTTTACGGTAAAAAAGTATTAACCATGGAGTTAGGCTCAAAAAGTGTGCACATGAAAGCACCGCCTACTACAAAAATTTAAAATTATGCCAAGATCAGTAAATGCAGTTGCTTCTAGAGCCAGAAGAAAAAAGGTGATGAAGCAAGCCAAAGGTTACTTTGGAAGACGTAAAAACGTTTGGACAGTAGCCAAAAATGCGGTAGAAAAAGCAATGTTATATGCTTACCGCGACAGAAGAAACAAGAAAAGAACCTTCCGTGCCCTATGGATTACCCGTATTAATGCAGGTGCCCGTTTACACGGATTGTCTTACTCTCAGTTTATGGGGAAATTAAAAGCTAGCGAAATTGAATTGAACAGAAAAGTTCTTGCAGATTTAGCAATGAATCATCCAGAAGCTTTTAAGGCCATCGTAGACCAGGTTAAATAAATTAAGAATACATCTCACTTAAAAAAAACCCAATACGCACGTATTGGGTTTTTTTATTCCCCGTAAGCCGTGATAACGAGGTTTCTGCCGGATGCATGGTTTCTATGCTCACAAAGATAAATTCCTTGCCAGATGCCAAGATTCAACTTACCATTAGTTACAGGAATTTGGACAGAAGCACCCATCAGAGATGCTTTAATGTGTGCCGGCATATCATCCGGCCCCTCATAAGTGTGAATATAGTACGGAGCGTTTTCGGGCACCATTTTATTCATGTGACTCTCAAAGTCTTGCCGCACCGTTGGGTCTGCGTTCTCATTAATAGTTAAACTTGCAGATGTATGCTTTATAAAAATCTGACACATGCCTTTCTTAATATTTTTTAGCTCTGGAAATAAGTACAATACTTCTTGGGTTACTAGATGAAAACCACGGTTATACGCTTTAAGTCTTATTTCTTTTTGATAAAATTTCATATAATTTATATATCAAATAAATGTAAAACTTTCTAAATACGAACCCTAATTAAATTATGAACAGATACCTTTGCATCTTCTAAAAAACACGCATGGATTTATCTAAAGTAAAAATGGTCGTCACAGATATGGACGGCACACTATTAAACTCTAATCATGAAGTAAGTGCTCGTTTTTTTGAGCTCTTTGAAAAAATGAAACAGCAAGGTATTATTTTCGTTGCTGCTAGTGGAAGACAATATCATAGTATTGTAGATAAACTGCTCCCTATTAAGGATGACATTATTGTTATTGCCGAAAACGGTGGTTTCGTCATGCAAAATGAAACCGAAATATTAGCTACACCACTACCATATGAGTCTAAGAATTCAGTTCTTGAAGTATTGGACCCCATTAAGAATATTCATCCGGTTCTTTGTGGTAAGCATAATGCCTATATAAAAAGTGATTCTGAAGAATTTGAAGCTAAACTACGCGAGTATTATACCGATTACAAGGTTGTTAATGATTTAAAAGATTTTGACGGAGAAATACTTAAAATCGCTATTTATCATTTTGAAAGCTCTGAAAAATATATCTATCCTTCTGTGGCTCACTTGGAAGAGACCTTAAAGGTGAAAGTATCCGGTGAAAACTGGGTAGATATCTCCAGTCCCAATGCACACAAGGGCTATGCACTTCAAAAGGTACAAGAGCGCTTTAATGTAACGCCAGCCGAAACCATGGTCTTTGGAGATTACAACAATGACCTTGAAATGCTAGCCCTTGCCGATTTTAGCTTCGCTATGAAAAATGCACACCCCAATGTAAAAAAGGCTGCAAAGTTTGAAACTCTGAACAATGACGAATTTGGTGTGGAAACCATATTGCAAAAACTCATTGAATCACATATATAAAAAAGGTTGCTCTTGTAGAGAGCAACCTTTTTAACAACTAACTCAAAAAATCATTTTGTTAAAACAAGCTTTTAGCTTTACCTAGAAGGTCTCCAGCTTCACCTCCTCCAAGAAGGCTTCCTATACTTCCTAAGTCAAAGCTACTATCAGCATCATCGTTTGACATGAATTTTTCTTTTAGACTATTTATTAAGTCCGGTGCTATATTATTTGCTTCAGATTGTGCCGATGAAGCGTCCATACCCTGGCCTTGTAAAATTCCTGCAAGTTTACCTACAATAAGTTTAAAAACGTCATTGTCTTCAGAAGTATTACCGTCATTAGAAAATAAACTGGTAATGGAACCCAAATCCCCGGCCGATATATTTTCCATCAAACTATTCACCAAGGCGGCAGAACCTTGTTCTGCTGCAGCTGTAGTTTCACCTTCACCCAAAGAATTGGGTGCCATCGCATCTTTTAATTTATCAAAAGCCAAGCTTTTCAATTGATCTATCATAGTTTTATCATTTTAATTTAAATCGTATTAATTATCAGAGTGGTAAAGTATCATCTCTTCGTTCAATATTTAAGACACCGGTGTTCTTTAAAAAGTCACAAAATTTTTATGCCTTTTACCTAGAGTTCCTAGGAAACACCCATAACTATCATGTATTCAGATTATTGAAAACCGAAATTATTTTTCCCTCAGATGTGCCATTTCACAGTAGAAAACATATCTAATTATGCCTAATGAGGCGAACAACAATATGATTGAAAATATATATTGGCCAAATAATATTTACGACAAATTGGTAAGCAAAAGACTAGGCAAATACCCCATAGTCTTCTTAAAGGCAACTGTAAAATGTTGTGGGTTGGAATATCCTACTTCATAAGATGCTTGGGCAATGGTGTAATTTTCCTCTAACACCAAAAGTCTCGCCTTTTCCATACGAAGCTGTGTAATAAACTTAAAGATTGTGGTTTGATGCACCTTCTTGAAACAACTTTTTAGTTTGGTAGTATTGAATCCAGCTATTTCGGACAGTTCCTTAATGGTTAATTTCCGCTTAAGGTTCTGTTTAATATATGAAACCACTTCATCTATGACCTCCTTATCCAAAGCAGATAGTGTTACATTCTTCCCTACCTCCTCCATACTATTATCTTTCCCTAAAAACACCTCTATCATCAAGCATCGTATTTGGGATTCTATAAAATTGGTTCTGGCGCTTCCGGTATATGAACAATGTAAAATTTCTAAGAGTAAGAGCCTTAATTTATTAGATATAGGCCTCCCTTCGCTCCATAGGTATTTTGGTTTTTTTATGGAAGTATCAACGAAATTCTCAAAAGCAGAATCAGTCTCTGCCCCGAATAAGTCTTCAAGAAACTCCTTAGTAAAAAAAATATCTACTGAAACATACTCTTTTCCCTTGAGCTTTTCAACTCCTATGATTTTTGGCCATTGCACAAGATTGTAGCTTCCAGAGTTAATATTTACTTTGATTTTATTTTCTACACTTATAAACTTATAGTTGCCTTCAAGCAAAAAATGGATTCCGAAACAGAAATGGGTATTTTCATATTCTATCCTAGAAAAACTGTCTAAACCTAACTTCCTCAATAGTACCGAAGCCCCATCTAACAGTAATTCCTCTTGACCTCCCTCACCTCCTTTTCCAAGTGTACATGCTTTAGTCTGCATAGCAGTATTATAAGCCAATTCTCTGGAATTAACGCCATTGTCAATACTATGTTTCGTAATTGGAAAAAGGCCTATTCTCATTTATTCTTAATTCGTAACTAAAACTTCCTTTTGCGTTATTCCTACCCCAAATCCTAGGTTAGTTTTGCAAAGTTATTTATTTAGACTAAATCTTAATAAAAACAAACAGATTTTTTTGAAAATAATATGAAGAACTTATTTACGGCTTTCTTTTTCTTAGCAATCTTATCCATTCATGGACAAGAAACTTTAGGCGTTATATCTGGTGTAGTGAGTGATGCCTCTGGAAAGCCTTTGCCTTTTACAAGTGTTTTGTTAGAGGGGCTAAAACTTGGTGTTTTAACAGATGACAATGGCGCGTACAGCCTTGATAAAGTTCCTTTTGGCACACATAAAATCGTCGCATCTTTTATTGGGTACGGCACCCGCTCAAAAACAGTTGAAGTCAATAAAAATACTAACAATATTAAACTCAGTTTTACACTGGAGGAAAACGTTGAGAATCTAAACGAGGTTACGGTAAATGGCAAGAGCAAAGAGACAGAACTTGAAACCCAAGGTTTTGCTGTAAATGCCATCAACACACAAGAAGCCAGCCTTAGAAGTATTCAAACCAACGATTTATTGAACACTACAGTTGGGGTTAAAATACGTCAAAATGGAGGTTTAGGATCTAATGTTCAATATAGTCTTAATGGTTTATCAGGTAGGTCCGTAAGTATATTTATAGATGGTATACCCATTTCTATTTATGGATCCTCTTTTAGCCTAAATAGCATTCCTCCATCCATGATTAAGAATATTGAAGTGTACAAAGGAGTGGTGCCAGGGCATTTATCTAGCGACGCTATAGGCGGAGCCATTAATATTGTACTACATAAAGGAGCCAAAAATAACTTGAATGCTTCCGTTTCATATGGTTCTTTTAACACCTTACAGACCAATTTAAACGGAGCATATAGATTTGACAAATCCGGATTTACCGTCAAAGCATCCGCTTTTCATAACTACTCGGATAACGACTATAAAATCTCAGGGAGAACCATTGTAGATATTGCTCCCAATGGAGTAGAAACCCCCATCGTTGCTAGAAGGTTTCATGATGC
This genomic interval from Zobellia roscoffensis contains the following:
- the thrS gene encoding threonine--tRNA ligase, with amino-acid sequence MIKITLPDGNIKEFTKGSTPMDIAKSISEGLARNVISAKFNDTTVETVTPLNEDGTLVLYTWNDKEGKKAFWHSSSHIVAQALEELYPGIKLTIGPAIENGFYYDVDFGEHTLSEKDFTAIEKKALEIARGKHDFKLRPISKADALSLYKSQGNEYKVELIENLEDGSITFCDHDTFTDLCRGGHIPNTGIVKAIKILNVAGAYWRGDENKPQLTRVYGISFPKQKELTEYLALIEEAKKRDHRKLGKELELFTFSQKVGQGLPLWLPKGAALRERLENFLKKAQKKAGYEMVVTPHIGQKELYVTSGHYAKYGEDSFQPIKTPKMDEEFLLKPMNCPHHCEIFNFKPHSYKDLPKRFAEFGTVYRYEQSGELHGLTRVRGFTQDDAHIFCTPDQLDEEFKNVIDLSLYVLGSLGFDNFTAQVSVRDLDTPDKYIGTVENWEKAENAIINAATEKGLDFIIEKGEAAFYGPKLDFMVKDALGRQWQLGTIQVDYNLPERFELTYKGSDNELHRPIMIHRAPFGSMERFIALLLEHTGGNFPLWLIPEQAIVLPVSEKHEKYAEKVLNSLENDEIRALVDDRNETVGKKIREAEMNKIPFMLIVGENEEASNTISVRRHGGEDLGSITLEQFSDLVTKEINSTLKSF
- the infC gene encoding translation initiation factor IF-3, with the protein product MRKRFRPQPRRENKNPHKINEKILAPKVRLVGDNVEVGVYPIRVALDKSEEMGLDLVEISPNAEPPVCKIIDYKKFLYEQKKREKIMKAKATKVIVKEIRFGPNTDDHDYEFKKKHAEKFLQDGAKLKAYVFFKGRSIVYKDKGEILLLKLAQDLEELGKVEQLPRLEGKRMTMFIAPKTKK
- the rpmI gene encoding 50S ribosomal protein L35, which gives rise to MPKQKTKSSAKKRFKLTGTGKIKRKHAFKSHILTKKSKKRKLKLTHDGLVHQADVNSIKEQLRLK
- a CDS encoding HAD family hydrolase, which codes for MDLSKVKMVVTDMDGTLLNSNHEVSARFFELFEKMKQQGIIFVAASGRQYHSIVDKLLPIKDDIIVIAENGGFVMQNETEILATPLPYESKNSVLEVLDPIKNIHPVLCGKHNAYIKSDSEEFEAKLREYYTDYKVVNDLKDFDGEILKIAIYHFESSEKYIYPSVAHLEETLKVKVSGENWVDISSPNAHKGYALQKVQERFNVTPAETMVFGDYNNDLEMLALADFSFAMKNAHPNVKKAAKFETLNNDEFGVETILQKLIESHI
- a CDS encoding helix-turn-helix domain-containing protein, with the translated sequence MRIGLFPITKHSIDNGVNSRELAYNTAMQTKACTLGKGGEGGQEELLLDGASVLLRKLGLDSFSRIEYENTHFCFGIHFLLEGNYKFISVENKIKVNINSGSYNLVQWPKIIGVEKLKGKEYVSVDIFFTKEFLEDLFGAETDSAFENFVDTSIKKPKYLWSEGRPISNKLRLLLLEILHCSYTGSARTNFIESQIRCLMIEVFLGKDNSMEEVGKNVTLSALDKEVIDEVVSYIKQNLKRKLTIKELSEIAGFNTTKLKSCFKKVHQTTIFKFITQLRMEKARLLVLEENYTIAQASYEVGYSNPQHFTVAFKKTMGYLPSLLLTNLS
- a CDS encoding secondary thiamine-phosphate synthase enzyme YjbQ yields the protein MKFYQKEIRLKAYNRGFHLVTQEVLYLFPELKNIKKGMCQIFIKHTSASLTINENADPTVRQDFESHMNKMVPENAPYYIHTYEGPDDMPAHIKASLMGASVQIPVTNGKLNLGIWQGIYLCEHRNHASGRNLVITAYGE
- the rplT gene encoding 50S ribosomal protein L20, with translation MPRSVNAVASRARRKKVMKQAKGYFGRRKNVWTVAKNAVEKAMLYAYRDRRNKKRTFRALWITRINAGARLHGLSYSQFMGKLKASEIELNRKVLADLAMNHPEAFKAIVDQVK